The Desmonostoc muscorum LEGE 12446 genome includes a region encoding these proteins:
- the vapC gene encoding type II toxin-antitoxin system tRNA(fMet)-specific endonuclease VapC, whose translation MKFLLDTNTCIIYMRGKNSTLKQKLESTATKDIAVCSIVKAELFYGAMKSANPQRNLTLQQQFLAQFTSLPFDDLAAMTFGTIRSQLEALGTPIGAYDLQIAAITLTNNLTLITHNTREFQRINNLLIEDWEI comes from the coding sequence GTGAAATTCCTACTCGATACTAACACCTGCATTATCTATATGCGAGGTAAAAATTCCACTTTAAAACAGAAACTAGAATCTACTGCTACTAAAGATATTGCCGTTTGCTCAATCGTCAAAGCTGAACTATTTTATGGTGCAATGAAAAGTGCCAACCCACAACGTAATCTTACTTTACAACAACAATTTTTAGCCCAATTTACATCACTACCCTTTGACGATTTAGCAGCAATGACGTTTGGAACAATTCGCTCTCAACTAGAAGCATTAGGTACTCCCATTGGTGCGTATGACTTACAAATTGCCGCCATCACCCTGACAAATAACTTAACCCTCATCACCCATAACACTAGAGAATTCCAACGTATTAATAACTTGTTGATTGAGGATTGGGAGATATAG
- a CDS encoding tetratricopeptide repeat protein: MNEQRHQTYLNLIGSLLDAPSSEEPEILAAHQDLLDAGLVQKMLEIASNLLSQGELDQANRLMNIVGKQLGVYSELSLTATEKEYINFLYQTLRATAHSEGNPQVVYPLLAQNTDKLDGVFAEILHRWGTNRLGEAKADEAEYLAAVIVEFSNLVAQFSLGSKANKMEIAIIGYEVALTVRTREALRVDWAATQNNLANAYRERIKGDKAENIKKAIAAYTCGFNCQNQGSFAC; this comes from the coding sequence ATGAACGAACAGCGTCACCAAACCTATCTTAACTTGATTGGCAGTCTGTTAGATGCCCCTAGTAGTGAAGAACCAGAGATTTTAGCTGCACACCAAGATTTACTTGATGCTGGCTTAGTACAAAAGATGCTGGAAATAGCAAGTAATCTATTAAGCCAAGGCGAATTAGACCAAGCTAACCGTTTAATGAATATAGTGGGAAAGCAGCTTGGAGTTTATAGTGAATTATCATTGACTGCCACAGAAAAGGAATATATTAATTTTTTATATCAAACGTTACGAGCAACCGCACACAGCGAAGGTAATCCCCAGGTAGTTTACCCCTTGTTGGCACAGAATACAGACAAACTTGATGGAGTGTTTGCAGAAATACTACATCGTTGGGGGACAAATAGACTAGGGGAAGCGAAAGCAGATGAGGCGGAATATTTAGCAGCAGTTATTGTTGAATTTAGCAATTTAGTAGCGCAATTCTCCTTGGGTAGCAAAGCCAACAAGATGGAAATTGCTATTATCGGCTATGAAGTGGCTTTAACTGTCAGAACCAGGGAAGCTTTGCGTGTTGATTGGGCAGCAACGCAAAATAATCTCGCTAATGCCTACAGGGAGAGAATCAAAGGAGACAAAGCAGAGAATATCAAAAAGGCGATCGCTGCATATACTTGCGGCTTTAACTGTCAGAACCAGGGAAGCTTTGCCTGTTGA
- a CDS encoding DUF3493 domain-containing protein: MVNPNPKNRLNPEQYARLKAEVAAPYRGLRQFIYIAFGASGLIGAFIFFFRVLAGRDVESALPNLTLQIGIVTLMVFLWRWEQRRQESRKSGKNTNS, from the coding sequence ATGGTAAATCCAAATCCCAAAAATCGCCTCAACCCTGAACAATATGCCCGTCTGAAAGCAGAAGTGGCAGCCCCTTATCGCGGCTTACGACAATTTATCTATATTGCTTTTGGTGCCTCTGGCTTAATTGGGGCATTCATCTTTTTTTTCAGAGTGCTTGCGGGACGGGATGTTGAAAGCGCTTTGCCTAATTTGACTCTCCAAATAGGAATCGTTACCCTGATGGTCTTTCTCTGGCGCTGGGAGCAGCGTCGGCAAGAAAGCCGCAAATCTGGTAAAAATACCAATTCCTGA